Part of the Sodalinema gerasimenkoae IPPAS B-353 genome is shown below.
ATGCCCAGGGGCATGACAAAATAAGGGTCTAGCCAAGGGGCTAGAACTGGGGACTCTTGTCCTAGGGTGGGGAATAAAAAGGGGGCATATTTAAACCCCACTAAAATCAGGACATTTAGGGCAATTCCGGCGGTGAGGAGCCAGCGTCGCCGCTGTTGCCAACGGAGTTCGAGTTGGCGCCAGGCTTCATTACTTAAGGTTTTGGTTTGGTCTGTGGGCTGAGTGGGGGTGGTTTCTGAGAGGGGTTTTCCTAGGGCAAAGGTTCCCCAAGCCATGAGGAGAAGAAAGGGCAGGGATTGCAGTTGAATGGAGCCATAAAAAATGACGCTTGCGGTGAGGATGAGTCCGAGGCGAAAGCGTCGATTAGGGATTCCCCAGTACAGAATGACGGTACTGAGGAGGAATAAACCATAGAGAATTGAGACGAATGTCATAGAAATGGGGGGATTGTCTTGCTGCTAGAATATCAATCAAGCCTCATTTGTTACGCTGTATTGGGATGAGTTGGTTATTAGATGAAGTTAAGAAATGTTCGGACTAACGAGGACGGACAAAAAGCTGTGTGAAGTAGTATTCTCCTTCAGCATTAACGGCAATTCCCATGCCACTGATTTCATAGTTCCCGCTCATATTTTGTTCATGGCCGGGACTTTCGATCCAGCCTTCAACGGCTTTCTCAACGGGGTCAGAATAGCCAAAGTTATAGGCGACATTTTCGGCGACTTGGCGATAGGGTATCACGTCTCCAATGGCTGCATAGCGGTCTTCGACTCCGTCATGACTGAAGGGAACCTCGCCCGAGGCCATCTTCTGGGAGTGATAGCGGGCGATCGCACTGATGCGTTCATCGAGTTCGAGGGGGGATAATCCCTGACCCTGGCGATAGGCATTGACTTGGTCATGGGCCGCTACCTCCAGGGCCCGAAGGTCTTCCTCAGGGGTCGCTGTCAGAACCTGACCCCCTTGGGAGAGTTCGCCAATGGAGGTTTCCATTAGATGACATCCCCCCGTTAGAGATGCCGTCAGCAGCAGTATCAATCCCAATACACCCGTTCTCATAGCTCACCTAGCCAAACAACAAACAAACTCTTAGAAACGGAAGGTGGTGCGAATTGTGCCCACCACTAACGCTGGATTATCGGCATTATGTTCGGGATTGGTGACCACAAACACGCCTGGGGTAATGGAAATGCGATCGCTCACCCGTAACCGATAAAATAACTCAAAATGTAAGGAGGTATCCTCATCCTCACCAAACGGTAGCCCCGTCCCACTCACGACTCGCAAGGGCTGACCCACCAATAATGCCAACAAATCCCCCTGTCGCTCAAACGGTTCAGAATAGCTTAAACCAAATAGGTAACTCGTCGTCGTTGCCGAGCGATCGGAGTTGAGGGCATTGCTAAACAGCCAGGTTCCCCAAGTTGAAAAGGTCACCCGCTCCGCCAGCCGCCATTGTAACGTAGCATTGACCCCTTGAATGCGAGCCGGTTCGTTGATAAATGAGTTGGTGTCTGCCAAAAAACTACCGGTAAAGGTATCTAAACGACCATTCCCGGCATAGGCGTTGATATAGGAAATCCCGGTTAGGACTGTTGGGGCCGGCTTTAAGAACAGTTGTACCCCGAAGGCGGAGTGGTCACTATTAAACAGTCCCCGGCCCTCTTCAGGACGATTGGCGTTGCGAACTCCATAGGCTGCCTGAAGTCGGACATTATCACTGACCAACCAATCGAAGCCGCCGCCAGCGTCGAGGCGACCGAGTTTAAAGGCGGGACTGGCTTCGGCAAAGCGAGAAATGGCCCCTCGTCCGGCATCAAAATAGGGGGAGTTGGCGGTGAGAACACTGCTGAGACTAAAGCCGACGGGCCGGGCCGTGACGACAAAGCGATCGCTCAGGGCGAAGCGATATTCCAA
Proteins encoded:
- a CDS encoding CAP domain-containing protein codes for the protein MRTGVLGLILLLTASLTGGCHLMETSIGELSQGGQVLTATPEEDLRALEVAAHDQVNAYRQGQGLSPLELDERISAIARYHSQKMASGEVPFSHDGVEDRYAAIGDVIPYRQVAENVAYNFGYSDPVEKAVEGWIESPGHEQNMSGNYEISGMGIAVNAEGEYYFTQLFVRPR
- a CDS encoding iron uptake porin, yielding MQRLLMDVWGQGGPWLTSIGLSLMVCHGVSPAQGKEIDTSFPLKSITSVSELSDVEPTDWAYQALQSLIERYGCVTGLPGGRFEGGRSLTRYEFAAALNRCLDQLTQQARPLDLSQEELGVLERLQTDFAAELSTVSGRVETLTTRVADLEAQEFSPTLVMGGESIFSLSAGFGGQTGQDGATNPVLTHLTRLGFVSSFTGRDRLRFEFQASNFANRGFASPSGFNTDMALLSFQGNTNNRVQLSRLEYRFALSDRFVVTARPVGFSLSSVLTANSPYFDAGRGAISRFAEASPAFKLGRLDAGGGFDWLVSDNVRLQAAYGVRNANRPEEGRGLFNSDHSAFGVQLFLKPAPTVLTGISYINAYAGNGRLDTFTGSFLADTNSFINEPARIQGVNATLQWRLAERVTFSTWGTWLFSNALNSDRSATTTSYLFGLSYSEPFERQGDLLALLVGQPLRVVSGTGLPFGEDEDTSLHFELFYRLRVSDRISITPGVFVVTNPEHNADNPALVVGTIRTTFRF